One window of Mediterraneibacter butyricigenes genomic DNA carries:
- a CDS encoding GNAT family N-acetyltransferase encodes MEKFEFRTIRIEETEQAVQIEQICFPPNEACSREYMEERIKAAPELFLVAVDRETGKIAGFLNGLSTMETKFRDEFFTDAMLYDPKGTTVMLLGLDVLPKYRRQGLARELVHRYAEIEKENGRKLLLLTCLEEKVPMYEKFGLEDYGMADSTWGGEAWHEMGYKL; translated from the coding sequence ATGGAAAAATTTGAATTTCGAACGATACGTATAGAAGAAACGGAACAGGCAGTGCAGATCGAACAGATTTGCTTTCCGCCGAATGAAGCCTGCAGCCGGGAATACATGGAAGAACGGATAAAGGCGGCACCGGAACTTTTTCTGGTGGCAGTGGACAGAGAAACAGGAAAAATCGCAGGATTTCTGAACGGGCTTTCGACGATGGAGACAAAGTTCCGGGATGAATTTTTTACAGATGCTATGCTTTATGATCCGAAAGGGACAACGGTAATGCTTCTGGGACTGGATGTGCTTCCAAAGTACCGGAGACAGGGGCTGGCAAGAGAATTGGTACATCGTTATGCAGAAATAGAAAAAGAAAACGGACGAAAGCTCTTGCTTTTAACCTGTCTGGAAGAGAAGGTTCCGATGTATGAAAAATTCGGTCTGGAAGATTATGGAATGGCGGACTCTACCTGGGGCGGCGAAGCATGGCATGAGATGGGATATAAACTTTAA
- a CDS encoding type II toxin-antitoxin system RelE/ParE family toxin, protein MDYKIVLMRDAEEDLDRIITYLLFEKKSEQATRNLLNDFEATKTSLSNVAGSLKLCDNLKLRELRYRRINFLFYRYFMLYRIENDIVYVDNIFHELQDFENKMN, encoded by the coding sequence ATGGATTATAAGATTGTTTTGATGAGGGACGCGGAAGAGGATCTTGACAGAATTATCACATATCTTTTGTTCGAAAAGAAAAGTGAACAGGCTACGAGAAATTTATTAAATGACTTTGAGGCAACAAAAACAAGTTTGTCAAATGTTGCCGGGAGTCTGAAACTTTGTGATAATCTAAAATTGAGAGAATTAAGATACCGAAGAATTAATTTTTTATTCTATCGATATTTTATGCTTTACCGTATTGAAAATGATATTGTTTATGTAGATAATATTTTTCATGAATTGCAGGATTTCGAAAATAAAATGAATTAA
- a CDS encoding type II toxin-antitoxin system RelB/DinJ family antitoxin, protein MASTIQVRVEDELKRKSDALFKDLGTDTTTAIRMFLTQAVATNGFPFEIKRQTESNPYAPMTEKEMLTKLKKSREQGTFRDADQVISDMRSKYGL, encoded by the coding sequence ATGGCTAGTACAATTCAGGTCAGAGTAGAAGATGAGTTAAAGCGTAAATCAGATGCTCTGTTTAAGGATCTAGGTACAGATACAACAACGGCAATCCGAATGTTTTTAACACAGGCTGTCGCAACAAATGGCTTCCCTTTTGAAATAAAAAGACAGACAGAATCAAATCCGTATGCACCGATGACCGAGAAAGAAATGCTTACAAAATTGAAAAAGTCCAGAGAACAGGGAACATTCAGAGATGCAGATCAAGTGATTTCTGATATGAGGTCAAAGTATGGATTATAA
- the hcp gene encoding hydroxylamine reductase has product MSNHMDLGYEMFCYQCEQTANGKGCTKLGVCGKTPEIANLQDLLIFQLKGIGYLGKRVMDQGEPMDKKVIRFVEFVLFTTLTNVNFDAEVHVDLLKKSQKVKEELLRKIKQNKGQVQAQEKSVKEVWRDSNMAPDVESNLKSEENAMKTFPVYVTYVLPETKSEMLQSAGIAGIMYDKSLDPDIRSLRQTILYGLKGISAYGHQARELGYVSEQVDSFYLQALDALTDDNLTVEELIRMTMRTGETAVEVIKTLDEANTCIYGNPTPHKVNVQRRKGPFIIVSGHDLKDLEMLLKQTKGTGVNVYTHGEMLPSHGYDGLKKYPHLVGNFGGAWQDQQKEFDNLPGCILMTTNCLMRPRESYKDRIYSTNVVGWEGVKYIGKKENGEKDFRPIIEQALELGGFPEEEEPKEILVGFGHHTTLNVAGQIVEAVKQGKIRHFFLIGGCDGARPGRNYYTEFARLVPDDCVILTLACGKYRFNKLDFGEVAGLPRLLDIGQCNDAYSAVRIATALADAFETDVNGLPLSIILSWYEQKAVADLLALLSLGIKGIYLGPTLPAFLSPNVLQYLIDTFDLKLISNAKDDLKSCLRQNVNM; this is encoded by the coding sequence ATGAGCAATCATATGGATCTGGGATATGAGATGTTTTGCTATCAGTGCGAACAGACGGCAAACGGAAAAGGATGTACGAAGTTGGGAGTCTGCGGAAAGACGCCAGAGATCGCCAATCTACAGGATCTTCTGATCTTTCAGTTGAAAGGGATCGGATATCTGGGGAAAAGGGTGATGGATCAGGGAGAGCCTATGGACAAAAAGGTGATCCGCTTTGTGGAATTTGTGTTATTTACCACTCTGACCAATGTAAATTTTGATGCGGAGGTGCATGTGGATCTTCTGAAAAAATCCCAGAAGGTGAAAGAAGAACTGTTGAGAAAGATAAAGCAGAATAAGGGACAGGTACAGGCACAGGAAAAGTCAGTGAAAGAGGTGTGGCGAGATTCCAACATGGCACCCGATGTGGAATCAAATTTGAAATCAGAGGAAAATGCAATGAAAACTTTTCCTGTTTATGTCACCTACGTGCTGCCGGAGACAAAATCGGAAATGCTACAAAGTGCCGGAATCGCGGGAATCATGTATGACAAATCCTTAGATCCGGATATCCGGTCTCTCAGGCAGACGATTCTGTACGGACTGAAAGGAATCAGCGCCTACGGGCATCAGGCGAGGGAACTGGGCTATGTGAGCGAACAGGTCGATTCCTTCTATTTACAGGCGTTGGACGCGCTGACAGACGATAATCTGACGGTGGAAGAACTGATCCGTATGACCATGCGAACCGGAGAGACAGCCGTGGAAGTCATCAAGACGCTGGATGAAGCCAATACCTGTATTTACGGAAATCCGACTCCGCATAAGGTCAATGTGCAGCGGAGAAAAGGACCGTTTATCATCGTCTCGGGACACGACCTGAAAGACCTGGAAATGTTACTGAAGCAGACAAAGGGGACAGGCGTCAATGTCTATACTCACGGGGAAATGCTGCCGTCCCACGGATATGACGGTCTGAAAAAATATCCGCACCTGGTGGGGAATTTCGGTGGAGCCTGGCAGGATCAGCAGAAAGAATTTGACAACCTTCCGGGCTGTATCCTGATGACCACCAACTGCCTGATGCGGCCGAGAGAAAGTTATAAAGACCGGATTTACAGTACCAACGTGGTAGGCTGGGAAGGCGTGAAATATATTGGCAAAAAGGAGAACGGAGAAAAAGATTTTCGACCAATCATCGAACAGGCACTGGAACTGGGTGGATTTCCGGAAGAGGAAGAACCGAAAGAGATTCTGGTGGGATTCGGCCATCATACCACACTGAACGTGGCGGGACAGATCGTGGAAGCGGTGAAGCAGGGAAAGATCCGGCATTTCTTCCTGATCGGTGGCTGCGACGGAGCCAGACCGGGACGAAATTATTATACGGAATTTGCCCGTCTGGTGCCGGACGACTGCGTGATTCTTACACTGGCCTGTGGAAAATACCGGTTCAACAAACTAGACTTCGGAGAAGTAGCAGGGCTTCCAAGACTTCTGGATATCGGACAGTGCAATGATGCCTATTCTGCGGTAAGGATCGCGACGGCCCTGGCGGACGCCTTTGAAACAGATGTAAACGGACTGCCGCTCTCCATTATCTTATCCTGGTACGAGCAGAAAGCCGTGGCGGATCTACTGGCACTTTTGAGTCTTGGAATCAAAGGAATCTATCTGGGACCGACTCTTCCCGCATTCCTGAGTCCCAATGTGCTTCAATATCTGATCGATACCTTTGACCTGAAACTGATCAGCAACGCGAAGGATGACCTGAAAAGCTGCCTGAGGCAGAATGTGAATATGTAG
- a CDS encoding ATP-dependent Clp protease ATP-binding subunit ClpX, whose product MKRQDAYEFWLIYMKLITKDGADIEMSNPLHDFKAQAHAGDFDELSDETYYERYERAEEVASFWKGASEKAVGKVFLEALKQTPIGEAEVKDLAMMLAEISERTTYDWEQRKQEEEKAQEPKAKGHGQEDKRLQEKERKERNKERNQEADAGFEAFYGETPFDTKPYQWTPHRIYDYLGEYVYGQEEAKRGAAIMLYHHMKDIFLEEPTEKVKKLLVVIDEADKLFEPMVGSGGTDFSRAIQNEFLKVMDGDEVTFVPEESGKNPVSIDCSNISFVFCGSFETLRENRCSANSGIGFGQNRKSDPKEDRNLTEEDLIEYGNVRREIAGRIQQIVVLDDLDATDFEQIMKSPKRMSPIRQIEEQYEVKMEMDDRTRQSLARRAADSGLGCRYIRSQIQGMLDEKIFDEPEQTRFRFFLPKE is encoded by the coding sequence ATGAAAAGACAAGATGCCTATGAATTTTGGTTAATTTATATGAAACTGATCACAAAAGATGGGGCGGATATTGAGATGAGTAATCCGTTACATGACTTTAAAGCACAGGCTCATGCCGGAGATTTTGATGAGCTAAGTGATGAAACCTATTATGAACGATATGAGCGGGCGGAAGAAGTGGCTTCCTTCTGGAAAGGTGCATCGGAAAAGGCGGTTGGAAAAGTATTTCTGGAAGCGTTGAAACAGACTCCGATCGGGGAAGCGGAAGTGAAAGATCTGGCCATGATGTTGGCGGAGATCTCAGAGCGGACAACCTATGACTGGGAACAACGAAAACAGGAAGAGGAAAAAGCGCAGGAACCAAAAGCGAAAGGACATGGACAGGAAGACAAAAGGTTACAGGAAAAAGAACGGAAAGAACGAAATAAAGAAAGAAATCAGGAAGCAGACGCAGGATTCGAAGCGTTTTACGGAGAGACACCGTTTGACACGAAACCCTATCAGTGGACGCCGCACCGGATCTATGATTATCTGGGAGAATATGTCTATGGACAGGAAGAAGCAAAAAGAGGAGCGGCGATCATGCTGTATCATCACATGAAAGACATTTTCCTGGAGGAACCCACGGAGAAAGTGAAGAAGTTGCTGGTGGTCATTGATGAAGCCGATAAGTTGTTTGAACCCATGGTGGGTTCAGGCGGAACCGACTTCTCCAGAGCTATCCAGAATGAGTTCTTAAAAGTGATGGATGGGGATGAAGTGACCTTTGTTCCGGAAGAGTCTGGGAAGAATCCGGTGTCGATCGATTGTTCCAACATCTCCTTCGTATTCTGCGGAAGCTTTGAGACGCTGAGAGAGAACCGCTGTTCTGCAAATTCAGGAATCGGTTTCGGACAGAACCGGAAGTCAGATCCGAAAGAAGACCGGAATCTTACGGAAGAAGATTTGATCGAATACGGAAATGTTCGGAGAGAGATCGCAGGAAGAATTCAGCAGATTGTGGTACTGGATGATCTGGATGCAACAGACTTTGAACAGATCATGAAGAGCCCGAAACGGATGTCTCCGATTCGTCAGATTGAAGAGCAGTATGAAGTGAAAATGGAGATGGATGATCGGACGAGACAGAGTCTGGCAAGGCGGGCAGCAGACAGCGGACTGGGATGCAGATACATCCGGTCTCAGATTCAGGGAATGCTGGATGAGAAGATCTTTGATGAGCCGGAGCAGACAAGATTCAGATTCTTTCTTCCAAAAGAATAA
- a CDS encoding trans-sulfuration enzyme family protein, with protein MTYHFETQCIHGDRTKEQAHPYGAVAVPIYQTATFSHPGIGHSTGYDYTRESNPTRTELEKMMSGLEQAEDTVACTTGMAAISLLMELFSSGDHWVCSEDLYGGSVRIFDSMGKKRGLEFSYVNTADLAATEAAIQENTKVLYIETPSNPTMQITDLRAVRKLADKYGLLVAVDNTFLSPYFQKPLTLGADFVVHSGTKFLGGHNDTLAGFLCTGNKDYVEKIRYIYKTCGSCLSPFDSFLLIRGLKTLAVRMEQQQKNAKKIAEWLRTQPKIKSVYYVGLPDHPGYEVNANQTSGAGSMISFQVDSEETARTLLEKVQLITYAESLGGVESLVTYPMLQTHGDVPKDVRERLGITEDFLRLSVGIEHVEDLIADLEQALA; from the coding sequence ATGACCTATCATTTTGAAACACAATGTATCCATGGGGATCGGACAAAGGAGCAGGCACATCCTTATGGGGCAGTGGCAGTCCCGATCTATCAGACCGCCACATTTTCCCATCCGGGGATCGGACACTCTACCGGCTATGACTATACCAGAGAAAGCAATCCGACCAGAACGGAGCTGGAAAAGATGATGAGCGGTCTGGAACAGGCAGAAGATACAGTGGCCTGTACGACCGGGATGGCGGCAATCTCTCTGCTGATGGAATTATTTTCTTCCGGAGATCACTGGGTGTGTTCGGAAGATCTTTATGGAGGATCTGTCCGGATCTTTGACAGCATGGGGAAAAAGCGTGGATTGGAATTTTCCTATGTAAATACGGCAGACCTGGCAGCGACAGAGGCTGCAATCCAAGAAAATACCAAAGTCCTTTATATTGAGACCCCAAGTAATCCGACGATGCAGATCACAGATCTGAGGGCCGTCCGGAAGCTGGCGGATAAATACGGGCTGCTGGTAGCTGTGGACAATACATTCCTTTCGCCATATTTTCAGAAACCATTGACACTCGGTGCTGATTTTGTGGTACACAGCGGAACCAAGTTCCTTGGGGGACATAATGATACGCTGGCGGGATTTTTGTGTACCGGGAACAAAGACTATGTGGAAAAAATCCGATATATTTACAAGACATGTGGATCCTGCCTGTCTCCGTTTGACAGTTTCCTGTTGATCCGGGGATTAAAGACGCTGGCGGTACGAATGGAACAGCAACAGAAGAATGCAAAGAAAATCGCAGAATGGCTGCGGACACAGCCGAAGATAAAGAGTGTCTATTATGTGGGGCTTCCGGATCATCCGGGGTATGAGGTGAATGCAAATCAGACCAGCGGAGCGGGAAGTATGATCTCATTTCAGGTGGATTCGGAAGAAACAGCCAGAACGCTTCTGGAAAAGGTGCAGTTGATCACTTATGCAGAAAGCCTGGGCGGAGTGGAATCCCTGGTTACCTATCCGATGTTACAGACACATGGAGATGTGCCGAAAGATGTGCGGGAGAGATTGGGAATTACAGAAGATTTCCTCAGACTATCTGTGGGCATCGAGCATGTAGAGGATCTGATCGCAGATCTGGAGCAGGCGCTGGCGTGA
- a CDS encoding L-2-amino-thiazoline-4-carboxylic acid hydrolase gives MSEPGKNQETDNRTEYEKRFREKVMAPDSVSIRQFQSAVEGAIKARSKVTYLVWKELKEQYPEVDATKVMASAYEKFGELAGETWGDIENPGQALIAQSSMGGYLVFDQTLKECSETYAQKTFHHCPHIEAFRELGATDEEIKVLCQDILSAGDYGNMNPHDKVRLEFRKQIGAGDDTCEYCVVPCENAGKCSEQ, from the coding sequence ATGAGCGAACCGGGAAAAAATCAGGAAACAGACAACAGAACGGAATATGAGAAACGGTTTCGGGAAAAAGTAATGGCACCGGACAGTGTTTCTATCAGACAGTTTCAATCGGCAGTGGAAGGTGCCATCAAAGCCAGATCAAAAGTGACCTATCTGGTGTGGAAAGAATTGAAAGAACAATATCCGGAAGTAGACGCCACGAAAGTGATGGCGTCTGCTTATGAAAAATTCGGAGAACTTGCAGGAGAGACCTGGGGGGACATCGAGAATCCGGGACAGGCTCTGATCGCACAGTCCTCTATGGGCGGGTATCTGGTATTTGACCAGACATTAAAGGAATGTTCTGAAACATACGCGCAGAAAACCTTTCATCATTGTCCGCATATCGAGGCTTTCCGGGAACTGGGCGCTACGGACGAAGAGATCAAAGTCCTCTGTCAGGACATTTTGTCGGCAGGAGATTATGGAAATATGAATCCGCATGATAAGGTTCGCCTGGAATTTCGAAAACAAATCGGCGCAGGGGATGACACATGCGAGTATTGTGTGGTACCATGTGAAAATGCCGGAAAATGTTCTGAGCAATAA
- a CDS encoding hydantoinase B/oxoprolinase family protein: protein MRTDPAILEIIQNFYSAVCCGMGYVIERTSYSTFVTESADYATALTLPTGEFFAYPKTAGVTNFMGLSLTRVIKECKDFEEGDIILTNDPYTTDGLSTHLPDVHVIKPIFHEGELICFAWTFVHTSDVGGCVPSSITPTATDIQMEGLRIPPVKLFQAGKENQDIKALFLANSRMPVLNMGDLNAMVSAVNTAERKIHEIVAKFGLQTAKDSMLDLIDQSELRARKIVEAIPDGSYRFADYLDDDMESEVPIRLAVEVRVEGSDITLDFRDCDPQVATAFNLVTNGSHHSYIYQGLINYIISEDPFIPVNGGLTNPIHILAPEGTIVNAQYPAAVGCRHPVSLRLYNAVLGALAQVIPEKVQAAGGGQAAIVVLSVPDDERGGAYKSTVVEPMGGGGGGQKGMDGVHGIDHSSGFLCNTPIENLEHRTDILVKRYELVEDSAGAGLYRGGNAIQIEFEVKKQGSLVGARGQERLKFEPWGLQGGIAGEVGTVTLNPGTEQEENLSKISVLHVGKGDVVRICSPSGGGWGNPYERPEDAVLLDVEEGLLSVEKAEEAYGVILKETAEGLAVDEEKTREARAGKTGQKAEVYDLGEKRRAYEAVWTPEASDRLAQLLQERPISQRSYYKHQIHQKLDGTDHALSAEEVEAEYRRQA from the coding sequence ATGCGTACAGATCCGGCAATTTTAGAGATTATTCAGAACTTTTATTCAGCAGTGTGCTGCGGAATGGGCTATGTGATTGAGCGGACATCTTACTCCACTTTCGTTACAGAATCCGCAGACTATGCGACAGCACTGACTCTTCCGACGGGAGAATTCTTTGCCTATCCGAAGACCGCAGGTGTCACCAACTTTATGGGATTGTCACTGACCCGTGTGATCAAAGAATGCAAGGATTTTGAAGAAGGAGACATCATTTTAACCAATGATCCGTATACCACAGATGGTCTGTCGACCCATCTTCCGGATGTGCATGTGATCAAACCGATTTTCCATGAAGGAGAGCTGATCTGCTTTGCATGGACGTTTGTTCATACCAGTGACGTGGGCGGATGCGTGCCATCCAGTATCACTCCGACTGCCACAGACATTCAGATGGAAGGGCTTCGGATCCCTCCGGTCAAATTATTTCAGGCAGGAAAAGAAAATCAGGACATCAAGGCATTGTTCCTGGCGAACAGCCGGATGCCGGTTCTGAACATGGGAGATTTGAATGCCATGGTATCTGCGGTTAATACGGCAGAGCGTAAAATCCATGAGATTGTCGCAAAATTCGGTCTTCAGACTGCAAAAGACAGTATGCTGGATCTGATCGACCAGAGTGAACTGCGTGCCAGAAAGATCGTGGAAGCAATTCCGGACGGATCTTACAGATTTGCAGATTATCTGGATGACGACATGGAGAGTGAGGTGCCGATCCGGCTGGCGGTAGAAGTCCGTGTGGAAGGTTCCGATATCACGCTGGATTTCAGAGACTGCGATCCGCAGGTAGCTACCGCATTTAACCTGGTGACAAACGGAAGTCATCATTCTTATATTTATCAGGGACTGATCAACTATATCATCAGTGAGGATCCGTTTATTCCGGTCAATGGAGGACTGACCAATCCGATCCATATCCTGGCACCGGAAGGAACCATCGTCAATGCGCAGTATCCGGCGGCAGTGGGATGCCGGCATCCTGTTTCCCTGCGACTGTACAATGCGGTTCTTGGGGCGCTGGCACAGGTGATTCCGGAGAAAGTACAGGCAGCAGGCGGCGGTCAGGCAGCGATTGTCGTATTGTCCGTACCGGATGATGAAAGAGGCGGAGCCTATAAGAGTACCGTAGTAGAGCCTATGGGAGGTGGCGGTGGCGGCCAGAAGGGAATGGATGGTGTGCATGGAATCGATCATTCTTCCGGTTTCCTCTGCAATACACCGATTGAAAATCTGGAGCACCGGACCGATATTCTGGTAAAACGGTATGAACTGGTGGAAGACTCTGCCGGTGCAGGACTTTACCGGGGAGGAAATGCGATCCAGATCGAGTTTGAAGTGAAGAAACAGGGCTCTCTGGTAGGCGCAAGAGGTCAGGAACGTCTGAAATTTGAACCCTGGGGATTGCAGGGCGGTATCGCCGGAGAAGTGGGCACCGTTACGCTGAATCCGGGAACCGAACAGGAAGAGAACTTATCCAAGATCAGTGTCCTCCATGTAGGAAAAGGAGATGTGGTACGGATCTGCTCTCCAAGCGGCGGTGGATGGGGAAATCCATACGAACGACCGGAAGATGCAGTGCTGCTGGATGTGGAAGAAGGATTGTTGTCTGTGGAAAAAGCAGAAGAAGCTTACGGGGTTATTTTAAAGGAAACTGCCGAAGGACTGGCAGTGGATGAAGAAAAGACCAGAGAAGCAAGAGCCGGAAAGACAGGACAGAAAGCAGAAGTCTATGATCTGGGAGAAAAGCGACGGGCCTATGAGGCAGTCTGGACACCGGAGGCAAGTGACCGGCTGGCACAGCTTTTACAGGAGCGGCCCATTTCTCAGAGATCTTACTATAAACATCAGATTCATCAGAAACTGGATGGAACAGACCATGCGCTGAGTGCGGAAGAAGTGGAAGCAGAATACAGGAGGCAGGCATGA
- a CDS encoding hydantoinase/oxoprolinase family protein → MGEKKSYRLGIDIGGTFTDLTLIEEQTQKIVGIKTPTVPLAPEQGVKNGLKVLKETYGLNPEEIRYFVHGMTIGLNTLLQRKGAKIALFVTEGFRDILTMQRMRLPVPYDFHSRLPKPLVPRNLVYGIKERTLFQGEEETSVDYASVDQAIADAKKQGVEGIAICFLHSYINGTHEQQVESYIKEKAPELKVCASSEIWPEMREYERAVIAVVNLYIQKNVETYFENLKQILKEEGVRVKPFITQSNGGIMNLDTAAKMPIRTLFSGPAAGVIGAVNVAAKAGETELLTFDMGGTSTDISVVQNGTPTMGQKSELADCPIVMPSIDIESIGAGGGSIGWLDAGGMLKVGPESAGSDPGPACYGKSFLPTLTDSFLLCGYLNPERFAAGSMGLDEERSEKALKPLAEKLQLSVRELADRLIQISIANMYAQLSNVMEQKGFDPRELTVLAYGGGGPVTANFIAEEIHAKKVLVPFRPGTLCAAGALSASFVYDAVRPVQNKLSALSAEEITKALEELTVQAKEWLDAQESGLDMEHPLLEFLADARYQGQSYEIQIPLGPEALLKEGLKKLVSDFHAQHQKLYGHFEESAEIELVNIRARIEGQAPEFPASESLENEKGQIKTKRPVYINGTEYQADIYDRATLKAGTTISGPAVVEQDDTTVLILPDWKGTIDPFYNLHIVRKEEEA, encoded by the coding sequence ATGGGAGAAAAGAAATCCTATCGTTTGGGAATAGATATAGGAGGTACATTTACCGATCTTACGCTGATTGAGGAACAGACGCAGAAGATTGTCGGAATCAAGACACCGACCGTACCGCTTGCACCGGAACAGGGTGTAAAGAACGGACTAAAAGTCTTGAAAGAAACCTACGGACTGAATCCGGAAGAAATCCGGTATTTCGTACACGGAATGACGATCGGACTGAATACACTGCTTCAGAGAAAAGGAGCAAAGATCGCGCTGTTCGTGACGGAAGGATTTCGCGACATTCTGACCATGCAGAGAATGCGCCTTCCGGTTCCTTATGACTTCCATTCCAGGCTTCCGAAACCGCTGGTACCGAGAAATCTGGTCTATGGAATCAAGGAGAGAACCCTGTTCCAGGGAGAGGAAGAGACATCGGTTGATTATGCCAGTGTGGATCAGGCTATTGCAGATGCAAAGAAACAGGGCGTGGAAGGAATTGCCATCTGTTTCCTGCACAGCTACATCAACGGAACCCATGAACAGCAGGTAGAGTCCTATATCAAAGAAAAGGCACCGGAATTAAAGGTCTGTGCATCTAGCGAGATTTGGCCGGAAATGAGAGAATATGAGCGTGCAGTGATTGCCGTGGTCAACTTGTATATTCAGAAAAATGTAGAGACATATTTTGAGAATCTGAAACAGATTCTGAAAGAAGAAGGCGTCCGGGTGAAACCGTTTATCACACAGTCAAACGGTGGAATCATGAATCTGGATACGGCAGCGAAGATGCCGATCCGTACCCTGTTCTCCGGTCCGGCGGCAGGCGTGATCGGGGCTGTGAATGTGGCAGCAAAAGCAGGAGAGACAGAGCTTCTTACTTTTGATATGGGTGGAACCAGCACAGACATTTCCGTCGTGCAGAACGGAACACCAACCATGGGACAGAAGAGTGAGCTGGCAGATTGCCCGATCGTAATGCCATCGATTGATATCGAATCCATCGGAGCCGGAGGAGGATCCATCGGCTGGCTGGACGCAGGCGGAATGTTGAAAGTAGGACCGGAATCCGCAGGATCAGATCCGGGACCGGCATGTTACGGAAAAAGTTTTCTTCCGACTCTTACGGATTCCTTCCTTCTCTGTGGATATCTGAATCCAGAACGATTTGCAGCCGGAAGTATGGGACTGGACGAGGAACGTTCTGAGAAAGCCCTGAAACCGCTGGCAGAAAAGTTGCAGTTATCCGTCAGAGAACTGGCAGACCGACTGATCCAGATTTCTATTGCAAATATGTATGCACAGTTGAGCAATGTAATGGAGCAGAAAGGATTTGATCCACGGGAACTGACCGTACTGGCTTATGGTGGCGGTGGTCCGGTAACGGCAAACTTCATTGCAGAAGAAATTCATGCAAAGAAAGTACTGGTACCGTTCAGACCGGGAACATTGTGTGCGGCAGGTGCACTGTCCGCCAGCTTTGTCTATGACGCGGTAAGGCCGGTACAGAATAAACTGTCTGCATTGAGTGCAGAGGAGATTACAAAGGCACTGGAAGAGTTGACAGTGCAGGCAAAAGAATGGCTGGATGCGCAGGAGAGCGGACTGGATATGGAACATCCACTGCTGGAATTTCTGGCAGATGCAAGATATCAGGGTCAGTCTTATGAAATCCAGATTCCATTGGGTCCGGAGGCACTTCTGAAAGAAGGACTGAAAAAACTGGTATCAGATTTTCATGCACAGCATCAGAAATTATACGGACATTTTGAAGAGAGTGCGGAGATTGAACTGGTCAATATCCGTGCAAGGATTGAAGGTCAGGCTCCGGAATTCCCGGCAAGTGAGTCCTTAGAGAATGAGAAGGGACAGATAAAAACAAAACGCCCGGTTTACATCAACGGAACCGAGTATCAGGCAGATATTTATGACAGAGCAACCCTGAAAGCAGGAACCACCATTTCCGGACCGGCAGTGGTGGAGCAGGATGATACTACCGTCCTGATTCTCCCGGACTGGAAGGGAACCATCGATCCGTTTTATAATCTGCATATCGTAAGAAAAGAGGAGGAAGCATAA